CAGTGGAATTTATTTTGTGGTATTGAAAACAGAAAATTTCAGCGCCGTGCGGAAATTGATTTTGATCAAATAGATTGGCATGTTTCTTTTGAAAGATGTAGCGCTCTGGCGGGCGAAATATTTTGTGAATGCGTCCTAACGCGTGACAGGTAAAGTACAAGAGTTTAGAGGTTTAGGAGTTTAGGGAGTTTAGTGAGTTTAGGAGTTTGGGGAAGGTAGGGGTGAATGATTTTTATCTGCTTTTTTTTCATCGAGGTTTGTTTTGCCTTTACCAATATCTATGTTCGTCTGAGTTAAAATTATTCAGGAAAATCCTTCACCCTTACGAGTATGGTAATCCTTTTCCAATTCTACGAAGAAAGGCAAGTCCAGGATATCCCATTTTGTTTTCAACCGAAACGGAATACAAGGGAAGCGTTCTCTGCTGGCGCTCCCTTCGACTGCGCTCCCTTCGACTGCGCTCAGGGAGCGTTTTTTGTCCCGCTGGCTGAATCACTAAGTCAACGCCAAAGTAATTGTGCACGTCAAAGGAAAATCACGTTTTCAAAAAGGCGTTCGGAAGGAGAAACGGAGCGCTCTGACAGAGCGCTCCAATTGCCCGCGGAAAACACGGCCCGGGGCGTTGCCCCGGGCCTTCTTCTCACATCACACAAATTTTTCCATGAATGTATTGAGCAGCACGCAACGCCGCACCTTGGTTTGCTTTTCACAAAATTTAAAAAAAGGAAACAACCTGAAGCGCAGGCTGCTTCCCTTAATCTTTGATTAATTACGGTTAACGCAATTCAAATCTTCAAAAGCCTTTTTAAGACGTTCAATCATCGATTTTTCCGCTTCACGCAGCCATTTGCGCGGATCGTAGTATTTTTTATTCGGTTTATCTTCGCCTTCAGGATTGCCGATCTGTCCCTGCAGGTAGCCCTCGTATTTTTTGTAATATTCCATCACGCCCTTCCAGAAAGCCCATTGCGTGTCGGTGTCGATATTCATCTTAACCACGCCGTAGGAAATGGCTTCGCGAATCTCTTCCAGACTGGAACCCGAGCCGCCGTGAAAGACAAAACTGACCGGTTTTTCACCGGTGTTGAATTTTTCTTTGACGTAATCCTGCGAATTTTTCAGGATAACGGGACGCAACACCACATTGCCTGGTTTGTAAACGCCGTGCACGTTGCCAAAAGCAGCGGCAATGGTAAAATTAGGACTGACGGCCAGCAGTTTTTCGTAGGCGTAAGCCACCTCTTCGGGCTGAGTATAAAGCTTTTTGCTGTCCACATTGGTGTTATCCACGCCGTCTTCTTCGCCGCCGGTAACGCCCAGTTCGATTTCCAGAGTCATGCCCATTTTAGCCATGCGCTGCAGATATTGCACGGAAAGCCCCACATTTTCTTCCAGCGGCTCTTCGGAGAGATCGAGCATGTGCGAGCTGAAAAGCGGTTTGCCGGTTTGGGCAAAATACTCTTCGTTGGCTTTTAAAAGACCGTCCACCCAGGGCAGTAATTTTTTGGCCGCATGATCGGTATGCACAATCACCGGCACGCCGTACAATTTCGCCATTTGATGGATGTGATGAGCGCCGGAAACCGCGCCGGCAATGGCCGCCTGCTGATCGTCGTTGGGCAGACCTTTGCCAGCAAAGAATGCAGCGCCGCCGTTGGAAAATTGAATAATTACGGGCGAATTGACTTCTCGCGCCGCTTCCAGAACCGCGTTTATGGAATTGGTTCCCACCACATTCACAGCCGGTAAGGCAAATCCTTCTTCTTTAGCAATTTTAAAAACCGTTTGTACCTCTTCGCCGGTGAGCACGCCGGGTTTTACATGATCCAGTACTTTTGCCATATTACATTTCCTCCAAAATATCTGTTGAACTTTATCCGAGTAAAATAGAATGGAATATCGTAAAAAAATGCACAATTTAAAAATAAAAATGCAGAAGAAATGTTTAAAACCTCTTTAGGATACTTCCCTCAAAAAATGTAATGCATTAGCGTGCGAAAATTTTTGTGCTGCTGGATTGGTTGAATAGTTGATTAGTTGAATGGTTGAATGGTTGAATGGCAACTGTCCACTTTCAGCGTTCCCCTCTCCCAGACTTTTATTCTTGGAAAAGGAGATCAAGAGGGTGAGGGCAATTGAAACTATTTCTAATTTAAAACATTCTTTGCGCTCTTTGTGACTCCTCTGAGCTCTCTGTGGTCGCTTGAAATAGTTTGTTTAATCTTTTTCTGCGATGATTGGCGTAATCTGCGAGAAAATTACTCTGCGCGCGTTGCGGTCGATTTTGGTTGCGGCTGTGCTGCTTTAGCCATTTCTCTCTCATACCCTAAAAATCTCGCTCTCAAAGCTTTAAAACCCGGCCAATAGTCCCAGTGCACCGATTAAAAATCCCACGGCAACATTAATGATTTTCAAATAAACAAAACCTTTTTTGGAAACGGCTAAAAGCGGCAGAGTTCCGTGGCCGTCCTGCACAATGGAGCTGGCTAATAGAATGCTGAAGGGAATGGAACCGCTGGCGAAAAGCGTAACAAAGATCAGATGCGGACCCGATTCCGGAATAATGCCCACCAGCACGGCAAGAATCAAAATGGTAAAAAGATTGGTTTGAATCCAGTCGTTCAAATCCAGATAATGTTCTAACAGATGAATCACCAGCAGCGCGCCGAAGGTCCACAAAAAGATATTCAGCAAATGTTTTTTCAGCACATGTTCCCACAGGTGTTCTTCTAAAAAGTGGTCGGGCACGGTTGAGACCACAAACAACGCAAACAATGTGCTGACCAATAGCGTAATTTTAACCCAATTCCAGCTTTGCGGGCCGATGATTTCAGTGATCAAACCAAACAAAAATAGCGAAAAAAATGCGATCAATAAAGCGCGGGGAAAACTAATGTTCTTTAGCTGAGGCAAAATTTTGCTACTGGTCAGGCAACGGCATATTTCCTTTTCGTGTATCTCATATTTATGCTTTACAGCAACCAATAAAGCATCCTGTTTTTTGTAAAGCACATCGACCAGATAGCCGGAGAGTAGGGCAAGGGCGAACAAAATCGCGTTTAATAACAATGTTTTAAGTGGAAAGAGAGAAAGCATCACATACGCTGCATCGCCGCTGGTGGCAATCATGGCCGCTACCAGCGCGCCAAAACTCAAAACACGGTGGGAATAAAGCGAGACCACGGAAAACGC
This sequence is a window from Caldithrix abyssi DSM 13497. Protein-coding genes within it:
- the fbaA gene encoding class II fructose-bisphosphate aldolase, producing the protein MAKVLDHVKPGVLTGEEVQTVFKIAKEEGFALPAVNVVGTNSINAVLEAAREVNSPVIIQFSNGGAAFFAGKGLPNDDQQAAIAGAVSGAHHIHQMAKLYGVPVIVHTDHAAKKLLPWVDGLLKANEEYFAQTGKPLFSSHMLDLSEEPLEENVGLSVQYLQRMAKMGMTLEIELGVTGGEEDGVDNTNVDSKKLYTQPEEVAYAYEKLLAVSPNFTIAAAFGNVHGVYKPGNVVLRPVILKNSQDYVKEKFNTGEKPVSFVFHGGSGSSLEEIREAISYGVVKMNIDTDTQWAFWKGVMEYYKKYEGYLQGQIGNPEGEDKPNKKYYDPRKWLREAEKSMIERLKKAFEDLNCVNRN
- a CDS encoding putative manganese transporter, whose protein sequence is MFVIGIVKHALLITSFVFIMMLLIEYINVQTHGQWQQTFLKSRFKQYLLAAFLGVIPGCLGAFSVVSLYSHRVLSFGALVAAMIATSGDAAYVMLSLFPLKTLLLNAILFALALLSGYLVDVLYKKQDALLVAVKHKYEIHEKEICRCLTSSKILPQLKNISFPRALLIAFFSLFLFGLITEIIGPQSWNWVKITLLVSTLFALFVVSTVPDHFLEEHLWEHVLKKHLLNIFLWTFGALLVIHLLEHYLDLNDWIQTNLFTILILAVLVGIIPESGPHLIFVTLFASGSIPFSILLASSIVQDGHGTLPLLAVSKKGFVYLKIINVAVGFLIGALGLLAGF